One stretch of Aeromicrobium fastidiosum DNA includes these proteins:
- a CDS encoding SDR family NAD(P)-dependent oxidoreductase, protein MQLNDTAAIVTGGASGLGAATAAHLASLGASVYAIDLQGSIDQAPAVDGVTYLAADVTDEQQVRAAVATASETLPLRTVVNCAGIGPSARILGRKGVHDLALYAKIVHINLVGSFTVLALAAEAIARTEADENGQRGVIVNTASIAAYDGQIGQVAYASSKGGIVGMTLPAARDLAQHGIRVCTIAPGIVNTPMLATVSEEFRAGLAAGVPFPQRLCEPAEYAKLVAMIVDHDYLNGETIRMDGALRMAPR, encoded by the coding sequence ATGCAGCTCAACGACACCGCCGCGATCGTCACGGGAGGCGCATCCGGCCTCGGTGCCGCGACCGCCGCCCACCTCGCCTCGCTGGGTGCCAGCGTCTACGCGATCGACCTGCAGGGCTCGATCGACCAGGCCCCAGCCGTCGACGGCGTCACCTACCTCGCCGCCGACGTGACCGACGAGCAGCAGGTGCGTGCCGCGGTCGCGACGGCGTCCGAGACGCTTCCGCTGCGCACCGTGGTCAACTGCGCCGGCATCGGGCCGTCCGCCCGCATCCTCGGCCGCAAGGGCGTCCACGATCTCGCCCTCTACGCCAAGATCGTCCACATCAACCTGGTCGGCAGCTTCACGGTGCTGGCGCTCGCCGCCGAGGCGATCGCGCGGACCGAGGCCGACGAGAACGGCCAGCGCGGGGTCATCGTCAACACCGCCTCGATCGCCGCCTACGACGGCCAGATCGGTCAGGTCGCCTACGCCTCGTCGAAGGGCGGCATCGTCGGCATGACCCTGCCCGCGGCGCGCGACCTCGCCCAGCACGGTATCCGCGTGTGCACGATCGCGCCGGGCATCGTCAACACGCCGATGCTGGCGACCGTCAGCGAGGAGTTCCGGGCAGGACTGGCCGCGGGCGTCCCGTTCCCGCAGCGGCTCTGCGAGCCGGCCGAGTACGCCAAGCTCGTGGCCATGATCGTCGACCACGACTACCTCAACGGCGAGACGATCCGCATGGACGGCGCGCTGCGGATGGCTCCCCGCTAG
- a CDS encoding globin yields the protein MTEQPAAEQTFYEAIGGHDTIKLIVDTFYDGVATDELLRPMYPEEDLGPANERFRMFLEQYWGGPTTYSEQRGHPRLRMRHAPFEVTAEARDRWLAHFRDGLDRAALTPEHDAQFWAYAQHAATFMVNTAS from the coding sequence ATGACCGAGCAGCCGGCGGCCGAGCAGACCTTCTACGAGGCGATCGGCGGGCACGACACGATCAAGTTGATCGTCGACACGTTCTACGACGGCGTCGCGACCGACGAGCTGCTCCGGCCGATGTATCCCGAGGAGGACCTCGGCCCGGCCAACGAGCGGTTCCGGATGTTCCTCGAGCAGTACTGGGGCGGTCCGACGACGTACTCAGAGCAGCGCGGTCATCCCCGGCTGCGCATGCGGCACGCCCCGTTCGAGGTCACGGCGGAGGCCCGCGACCGCTGGCTCGCGCACTTCCGCGACGGCCTCGACCGCGCCGCCCTCACCCCCGAGCACGACGCCCAGTTCTGGGCCTACGCCCAGCACGCCGCCACCTTCATGGTGAACACGGCGTCCTGA
- a CDS encoding glucosyl-3-phosphoglycerate synthase, with protein MPETSDVRGWFDTHTHRAQQFDAAALVPLKGDRRISVLIPARDEEATVGAIVTTLRTQLVERVPLVDEIIVIDSHSTDATSDVARAAGAKVFHVDEIVPEVGSRTGKGEAMWKALAVMTGDIGIYLDADVQEFTADFVVGLLGPLLTDDGLVFVKAFYDRPWSTGAARSSGGGRVTELVARPLILERSPALSGFVQPLAGECAFRAEALRAVPFVSDYGVDIGLMIDVLRDHGLSAMAQVDLGLRLHRHQDLAALSAMTQHVRAAFDLRADPGGPDEVESTATLFRREGETMQLVERTTTTVQRPPMDQVLSHRR; from the coding sequence TTGCCTGAGACCTCCGACGTGCGGGGCTGGTTCGACACGCACACGCACCGCGCGCAGCAGTTCGACGCAGCCGCCCTCGTCCCACTGAAGGGCGACCGGCGGATCAGCGTCCTGATCCCCGCCCGCGACGAGGAGGCGACGGTGGGGGCCATCGTCACGACGCTGCGCACCCAGCTGGTCGAGCGCGTGCCGCTCGTCGACGAGATCATCGTGATCGACTCGCACTCCACCGACGCGACGTCCGACGTCGCCCGGGCCGCAGGGGCCAAGGTCTTCCACGTCGACGAGATCGTGCCCGAGGTCGGCAGCCGCACGGGCAAGGGCGAGGCGATGTGGAAGGCGCTCGCCGTCATGACGGGCGACATCGGCATCTACCTCGACGCCGACGTGCAGGAGTTCACGGCCGACTTCGTCGTGGGCCTGCTCGGACCGCTGCTGACCGACGACGGCCTCGTGTTCGTCAAGGCGTTCTACGACCGTCCGTGGTCGACCGGCGCGGCGCGCTCGTCGGGTGGCGGCCGGGTCACCGAGCTCGTCGCCCGACCGCTCATCCTCGAGCGGTCACCGGCCCTGTCGGGCTTCGTCCAGCCCCTCGCCGGTGAGTGCGCCTTCCGCGCCGAGGCGCTGCGGGCCGTCCCGTTCGTGTCCGACTACGGCGTCGACATCGGTCTCATGATCGACGTGCTGCGCGACCACGGCCTGTCGGCGATGGCGCAGGTCGATCTGGGCCTGCGCCTGCACCGCCACCAGGACCTCGCGGCGCTCAGCGCCATGACGCAGCACGTGCGCGCCGCGTTCGACCTGCGCGCCGATCCCGGCGGCCCCGACGAGGTCGAGAGCACCGCCACGCTGTTCCGCCGCGAGGGCGAGACGATGCAGCTGGTCGAGCGCACCACGACGACGGTGCAGCGTCCCCCGATGGACCAGGTGCTGTCCCACCGTCGCTGA
- the pepN gene encoding aminopeptidase N: protein MPGTNLTREEASERASIVSTQTYDVQLDLTLDSETHFGSVTTIVFGATPGSSTFVDLVDGDISSITLNGSAVDTVAYADSRIALAGLAERNELVVAATLPYSHSGEGLHRFVDPVDGKVYLYTQFEVPDARRVFATFEQPDLKATFVFHVTAPSHWAVVSNSPTPEPVAAAEGTSTWHFAETKTMSTYITALVAGEYVSVTDSYRGAYDEIPLGVFCRQSVREHLDADDIFLITKQGFEFFENAFEMAYPFGKYDQLFVPEYNMGAMENAGAVTFRDEMIFRSRQTVAAYESRANTILHEMAHMWFGDLVTMKWWDDLWLNESFAEFAASHASTNATRFTDAWTSFTNARKNWAYRQDQLPSTHPIAADNYDLHAVEANFDGITYAKGASALKQLVAWVGEEDFFAGLRAYFGKHAYGNTQLSDLLVELEAASGRELGDWAAEWLQTSGVNTLRADFETDASGAFTSFSVEQTAIEAYPTLRRHRIAIGLYNRVDGKLVRTERVETDIRGASTSIDELVGKVQPDLILLNDDDLTYAKIRLDERSFTTLTESIATFEQSLPRALSWGSAWDMTRDAELSGSDFVTLVLAGVGSETDLTAVSSLLRQGNSAVNLYTAPDARQALKARWEAGLNDLVDAAEPGSDHQLALVRALASATSTPDRLRSILAGELDGLTLDTDLRWTLVTALARIGDADEAEIAAELERDNTISGQENASAARAIRPSTEAKEAAWQIAAVDPSTPNETRRSTAGAFQVSGQGDILEPYVDRYLELASTVVDDMGVWIGQVALVYLFPLANPSQATLDKVDAWLASTTANAAAQRYVSEGRDDLARALRAQAAS from the coding sequence ATGCCTGGTACCAATCTCACCCGCGAAGAAGCCAGCGAGCGCGCCTCGATCGTCTCCACCCAGACGTACGACGTCCAGCTCGACCTCACGCTCGACTCCGAGACACATTTCGGATCGGTCACCACGATCGTCTTCGGGGCCACCCCGGGGTCGTCGACGTTCGTCGACCTCGTCGACGGTGACATCTCGTCCATCACGCTCAACGGGTCTGCCGTCGACACCGTTGCCTACGCCGACAGCCGCATCGCGTTGGCGGGCCTCGCCGAGCGCAACGAGCTCGTCGTCGCCGCGACACTGCCCTACTCGCACTCCGGCGAGGGCCTCCACCGGTTCGTCGACCCCGTCGACGGCAAGGTCTACCTCTACACGCAGTTCGAGGTGCCCGACGCCCGCCGCGTCTTCGCGACGTTCGAGCAGCCCGACCTCAAGGCGACGTTCGTCTTCCACGTGACCGCGCCGTCGCACTGGGCCGTCGTCTCGAACTCCCCCACCCCCGAGCCCGTGGCCGCCGCGGAGGGCACCAGCACCTGGCACTTCGCCGAGACCAAGACGATGTCGACCTACATCACGGCCCTGGTCGCGGGCGAGTACGTGTCGGTCACCGACTCCTACCGCGGCGCGTACGACGAGATCCCGCTGGGCGTCTTCTGCCGCCAGTCGGTGCGTGAGCACCTCGACGCCGACGACATCTTCCTGATCACCAAGCAGGGCTTCGAGTTCTTCGAGAACGCCTTCGAGATGGCCTACCCGTTCGGCAAGTACGACCAGCTGTTCGTGCCCGAGTACAACATGGGTGCCATGGAGAACGCCGGCGCGGTGACGTTCCGCGACGAGATGATCTTCCGCAGCCGGCAGACCGTCGCGGCCTACGAGAGCCGCGCCAACACGATCCTGCACGAGATGGCCCACATGTGGTTCGGCGACCTCGTCACGATGAAGTGGTGGGACGACCTGTGGCTCAACGAGTCGTTCGCCGAGTTCGCGGCGTCGCACGCCTCGACCAACGCGACTCGCTTCACCGACGCCTGGACGAGCTTCACCAACGCCCGCAAGAACTGGGCCTACCGCCAGGACCAGCTGCCGTCGACGCACCCCATCGCCGCCGACAACTACGACCTGCACGCGGTCGAGGCCAACTTCGACGGCATCACCTACGCCAAGGGCGCGTCGGCGCTCAAGCAGCTCGTCGCCTGGGTCGGCGAGGAGGACTTCTTCGCCGGTCTGCGGGCCTACTTCGGCAAGCACGCCTACGGCAACACGCAGCTGTCCGACCTGCTCGTCGAGCTCGAGGCCGCCTCGGGCCGTGAGTTGGGCGACTGGGCGGCCGAGTGGCTGCAGACGTCCGGCGTCAACACGCTGCGCGCCGACTTCGAGACAGATGCGTCAGGTGCCTTCACGTCGTTCTCGGTCGAGCAGACCGCGATCGAGGCCTACCCGACGCTGCGCCGCCACCGCATCGCGATCGGCCTGTACAACCGCGTCGATGGCAAGCTCGTCCGCACCGAGCGCGTCGAGACCGACATCCGGGGCGCGTCGACGTCGATCGACGAGCTGGTCGGCAAGGTCCAGCCCGATCTGATCCTGCTCAACGACGACGACCTGACCTACGCCAAGATCCGCCTCGACGAGCGCTCGTTCACGACGCTGACCGAGAGCATCGCGACGTTCGAGCAGTCCCTCCCCCGCGCGCTCAGCTGGGGATCGGCCTGGGACATGACGCGCGACGCCGAGCTGTCGGGGTCCGACTTCGTGACCCTCGTGCTGGCCGGCGTGGGGTCCGAGACCGACCTCACGGCAGTCAGCTCGCTGCTGCGCCAGGGCAACAGCGCCGTCAACCTCTACACCGCCCCCGACGCCCGTCAGGCGCTCAAGGCGCGCTGGGAGGCCGGACTGAACGACCTGGTCGACGCGGCCGAGCCCGGCAGCGACCACCAGCTCGCGCTGGTGCGCGCGCTCGCCTCGGCGACGTCTACCCCCGACCGGCTGCGGTCGATCCTGGCCGGCGAGCTCGACGGGCTCACGCTCGACACCGATCTGCGCTGGACGCTCGTCACGGCGCTGGCCCGCATCGGCGACGCCGACGAGGCCGAGATCGCGGCAGAGCTCGAGCGCGACAACACGATCTCCGGCCAGGAGAACGCGTCGGCCGCCCGCGCCATCCGTCCCTCGACCGAGGCCAAGGAGGCGGCGTGGCAGATCGCTGCCGTCGACCCGTCGACGCCCAACGAGACGCGGCGCTCGACGGCGGGGGCGTTCCAGGTCTCGGGCCAGGGCGACATCCTCGAGCCCTACGTCGACCGCTACCTCGAGCTGGCCAGCACGGTCGTCGACGACATGGGCGTCTGGATCGGGCAGGTCGCGCTGGTCTACCTGTTCCCGCTGGCCAACCCGTCGCAGGCCACGCTCGACAAGGTCGACGCGTGGCTCGCCTCGACGACGGCCAATGCGGCCGCCCAGCGCTACGTCTCGGAGGGTCGCGACGATCTCGCGCGCGCACTGCGCGCCCAGGCCGCCTCCTGA
- a CDS encoding lipase family protein has protein sequence MNISSIQQDAASGPARGSRPIRRLGAVAACIAVAVTASISSAGTAVADDGTATVSRGVAVPAFYDPPQSLPATNGALVRTEPMRLGISLPGLAGPLPGTATRVMFRSTDANGAPVAVTGAYIEPAARWSGPGPRPLVVQASGTMGQGDQCAPSLALENPLSLNLRDSTISASVGYENIATYRLLSQGIAVMATDYVGLGTTDRLHTYVSRLDQGHAVLDAVRAARAVPGASVSPTSKVGLYGYSQGGGAAASAAELAPTYAPELTIAGAYVGAPPADLLKVIDGIDGSALAVALGWTINGMAETRPSIKPALDKYLNAKGQAMLKGAATQCVGDGILAYAFTRTTSLTKLGISLSQVLDREPALKQIVQEQRIGLSKPTTPVRIATGISDDTVPHGQVRQLAVDWCRAGAAVTYEPILIPDLGQKVVLTNHFIPLITDQTAAISWIRARLDGRPATSNCAALPILP, from the coding sequence GTGAACATCAGCTCGATCCAGCAGGACGCGGCGTCCGGGCCTGCCAGGGGCAGCCGCCCGATCAGGCGGCTCGGTGCCGTGGCCGCGTGCATCGCCGTCGCGGTGACCGCGTCCATCTCGTCCGCGGGCACCGCCGTGGCCGATGACGGCACCGCGACCGTCTCGCGGGGCGTCGCAGTGCCGGCGTTCTACGACCCGCCGCAGAGCCTGCCGGCGACCAACGGAGCCCTGGTGCGTACCGAGCCGATGCGACTGGGGATCAGCCTCCCGGGCCTGGCCGGACCACTGCCGGGCACGGCCACCCGTGTCATGTTCAGGTCGACCGACGCCAACGGCGCACCCGTTGCCGTGACGGGTGCCTACATCGAACCGGCCGCCCGCTGGAGCGGCCCCGGTCCGCGCCCCCTCGTCGTCCAGGCGTCCGGCACGATGGGTCAGGGCGACCAGTGCGCCCCGTCGCTGGCGCTGGAGAACCCGCTGTCGCTCAACCTGCGAGACAGCACGATCTCGGCGTCCGTGGGCTACGAGAACATCGCGACCTACCGCCTGCTGTCGCAGGGCATCGCGGTCATGGCGACCGACTACGTGGGCCTCGGCACGACCGACCGGCTGCACACGTACGTGAGCCGCCTCGACCAGGGACACGCCGTCCTCGACGCCGTGCGTGCCGCTCGCGCGGTGCCGGGCGCCTCGGTGTCGCCGACCTCGAAGGTCGGCCTGTACGGCTACAGCCAGGGCGGCGGGGCCGCTGCCTCGGCGGCCGAGCTGGCCCCGACGTACGCCCCCGAGCTGACCATCGCGGGGGCCTACGTCGGTGCCCCGCCGGCCGACCTCCTGAAGGTCATCGACGGCATCGACGGGAGCGCCCTGGCAGTCGCCCTGGGGTGGACGATCAACGGGATGGCCGAGACCCGGCCGAGCATCAAGCCCGCCCTCGACAAGTACCTCAACGCCAAGGGGCAGGCGATGCTGAAGGGTGCCGCGACGCAGTGCGTGGGCGACGGCATCCTCGCGTACGCCTTCACCCGCACGACGTCGTTGACCAAGCTCGGCATCTCGCTGTCGCAGGTGCTCGATCGCGAGCCCGCGCTGAAGCAGATCGTGCAGGAACAGCGCATCGGCCTGTCGAAGCCGACCACCCCGGTGCGCATCGCGACCGGCATCTCCGACGACACGGTGCCGCACGGGCAGGTGCGGCAGCTGGCCGTCGACTGGTGCCGGGCAGGTGCCGCCGTGACCTACGAGCCGATCCTGATCCCGGACCTCGGCCAGAAGGTCGTGCTGACCAACCACTTCATCCCGTTGATCACCGACCAGACCGCGGCGATCTCGTGGATCCGGGCGCGGCTCGACGGTCGACCGGCGACGTCCAACTGCGCCGCTCTGCCGATCCTGCCCTGA
- the folP gene encoding dihydropteroate synthase, protein MTIDLTFRGRRVQRDRALVMAIVNRTPDSFYDRGATFTDSAAHEAVRAAIAAGADIIDVGGVKAGPGDDVDVAEEIRRTVPFVAAIRAEFPDAVLSIDTWRAEVGRHCAEAGADIINDTWAGSDRALGDVAAEFGCGYVCSHTGGAVPRTRPHRVHYADVVRDVIDQTTRAADDLVARGVPRAGILIDPTHDFGKNTWHGLELLRRVDELVDTGWPVLMALSNKDFIGETLGLPVDQRHEGTLAATTVAAAAGAAVFRSHDVEATRRVLEMTASIRGDRAPARVVRGLA, encoded by the coding sequence ATGACGATCGACCTGACGTTCCGTGGGCGACGCGTGCAGCGCGACCGGGCACTCGTCATGGCGATCGTCAACCGCACGCCCGACTCGTTCTACGACCGGGGTGCCACGTTCACCGACAGCGCCGCGCACGAGGCCGTGCGGGCGGCCATCGCAGCCGGTGCCGACATCATCGACGTGGGAGGCGTCAAGGCGGGGCCCGGCGACGACGTCGACGTCGCCGAGGAGATCCGGCGGACCGTGCCGTTCGTGGCCGCGATCCGCGCCGAGTTCCCCGATGCCGTGCTCAGCATCGACACGTGGCGGGCCGAGGTCGGACGGCACTGCGCCGAGGCCGGCGCCGACATCATCAACGACACGTGGGCCGGCAGCGACCGTGCGCTCGGCGACGTCGCGGCGGAGTTCGGCTGCGGCTACGTGTGCTCGCACACCGGCGGCGCCGTCCCCCGCACCCGCCCCCACCGCGTGCACTACGCCGACGTCGTGCGAGACGTCATCGACCAGACGACCAGGGCGGCGGACGACCTCGTGGCGCGCGGCGTCCCCCGCGCCGGCATCCTGATCGACCCCACGCACGACTTCGGCAAGAACACGTGGCACGGCCTCGAGCTGCTGCGCCGCGTCGACGAGCTGGTCGACACGGGGTGGCCCGTCCTGATGGCCCTGTCCAACAAGGACTTCATCGGCGAGACCCTGGGCCTGCCCGTCGACCAGCGGCACGAGGGGACGCTCGCGGCCACGACCGTCGCGGCAGCAGCGGGTGCCGCGGTGTTCCGGTCCCACGACGTCGAGGCGACCCGCCGGGTGCTCGAGATGACCGCCAGCATCCGCGGCGACCGCGCTCCCGCGAGGGTGGTGCGCGGCCTTGCCTGA
- a CDS encoding mechanosensitive ion channel family protein produces the protein MPHLDINWKLPEGKAYDWFVATPGGIALIIVLGLALRWFINRAVDRLVGRAATGNMPGFIADSRAGEFLDTLKPANHARRQQRTETMGSLLKSVSTGLILAVVIVMVLSKLSIDIAPIIASAGIVGVALGFGAQNLVKDFLSGIFMILEDQYGVGDTVDLGEATGTVEAVSLRVTRLRDVNGTVWYVRNGEILRVGNQSQNWARTVLDVTVSYDADLDQVQRILQDVATTTYENEQFHDVIIEAPEVWGVERFDKDGVVVRVVLKTAPAQQWLVARAMRQRIKAEFDRAGIKMPTTFPVATIHQEQG, from the coding sequence ATGCCTCACCTCGACATCAACTGGAAGCTGCCGGAGGGCAAGGCCTACGACTGGTTCGTCGCCACGCCCGGCGGCATCGCCCTCATCATCGTCCTGGGCCTGGCGCTCCGCTGGTTCATCAACCGTGCCGTCGACCGTCTGGTCGGCCGCGCGGCGACGGGCAACATGCCTGGATTCATCGCCGACAGCCGCGCCGGGGAGTTCCTCGACACACTGAAGCCGGCCAACCACGCCCGGCGTCAGCAGCGCACCGAGACCATGGGATCGCTGCTCAAGAGCGTCTCGACCGGCCTGATCCTCGCGGTCGTCATCGTCATGGTGCTGTCGAAGCTCAGCATCGACATCGCCCCGATCATCGCGAGCGCCGGCATCGTCGGCGTGGCGCTGGGCTTCGGCGCGCAAAACCTGGTCAAGGACTTCCTGTCGGGCATCTTCATGATCCTGGAGGACCAGTACGGCGTCGGCGACACCGTCGACCTCGGCGAGGCCACCGGCACGGTCGAGGCCGTGAGCCTGCGGGTCACCCGGCTGCGCGACGTCAACGGCACGGTCTGGTACGTCCGCAACGGCGAGATCCTGCGCGTCGGCAACCAGAGCCAGAACTGGGCACGGACGGTGCTCGACGTGACGGTCTCGTACGACGCCGACCTCGACCAGGTGCAGCGCATCCTGCAGGACGTCGCCACCACGACGTACGAGAACGAGCAGTTCCACGACGTCATCATCGAGGCCCCCGAGGTGTGGGGCGTCGAGCGCTTCGACAAGGATGGTGTCGTCGTTCGGGTCGTCCTCAAGACCGCGCCGGCCCAGCAGTGGCTCGTCGCCCGGGCGATGCGTCAACGCATCAAGGCCGAGTTCGACCGGGCCGGCATCAAGATGCCGACGACCTTCCCCGTCGCCACGATCCACCAGGAGCAGGGATGA
- a CDS encoding NAD(P)H-dependent flavin oxidoreductase: MISTTFTEQFGVDHPILCGGMTGLGTADLIAPVANAGALGFLTALTQPTPEALSKEIARTRDLTDKPFGVNLTILPTIDPVPYDEYRAAIIEAGITVVETAGSSPEPHLPDFHGAGVKVIHKATSVRHALSAERKGVDAISIDGFECAGHPGEDDVPGLILIPAAVRQLSIPVIASGGIASGQGLAAALALGAVAVNMGTRFMATTEAPIHDNVKQQIVANDERSTVLVFRQFHNTARVVRNTISERIVEISQRDGATFDDIAELASGMRGRKNVLAEGAMEDGMWWAGQTQGLIHDIGTVQQVIDQVIADAEEIIGRLPTLVR; this comes from the coding sequence ATGATCAGCACGACGTTCACCGAGCAGTTCGGCGTCGACCACCCCATCCTGTGCGGCGGCATGACGGGCCTCGGCACCGCCGACCTGATCGCGCCGGTCGCCAACGCCGGTGCCCTGGGCTTCCTCACTGCGCTGACCCAGCCGACCCCCGAGGCGCTGTCGAAGGAGATCGCCCGCACCCGCGACCTGACCGACAAGCCGTTCGGGGTCAACCTCACGATCCTGCCCACGATCGACCCCGTCCCCTACGACGAGTACCGCGCCGCGATCATCGAGGCCGGCATCACGGTCGTCGAGACCGCCGGCTCGAGCCCCGAGCCGCACCTGCCCGACTTCCACGGCGCCGGCGTCAAGGTCATCCACAAGGCCACCAGCGTCCGCCACGCCCTGTCGGCCGAGCGCAAGGGCGTCGACGCGATCAGCATCGACGGCTTCGAGTGCGCCGGCCACCCCGGCGAGGACGACGTCCCCGGCCTGATCCTGATCCCCGCCGCCGTGCGCCAGCTGTCGATCCCCGTCATCGCCTCGGGCGGCATCGCGTCGGGCCAGGGGCTCGCCGCGGCACTCGCCCTCGGCGCGGTCGCGGTCAACATGGGCACCCGGTTCATGGCCACGACCGAGGCCCCCATCCACGACAACGTCAAGCAGCAGATCGTCGCCAACGACGAGCGCTCCACCGTCCTCGTGTTCCGCCAGTTCCACAACACCGCCCGCGTCGTCCGCAACACGATCTCCGAGCGGATCGTCGAGATCTCCCAGCGCGACGGTGCCACGTTCGACGACATCGCCGAGCTGGCGTCGGGCATGCGGGGCCGCAAGAACGTCCTCGCCGAGGGAGCGATGGAGGACGGCATGTGGTGGGCCGGCCAGACGCAGGGCCTCATCCACGACATCGGCACGGTCCAGCAGGTCATCGACCAGGTCATCGCCGACGCCGAGGAGATCATCGGACGGCTGCCGACGCTGGTGCGCTGA
- a CDS encoding acyl-CoA dehydrogenase family protein: MPAQRLMPTEESHDLIELTRDIVAKELRPVIADLDARAEFPRDVFRTLGRAGLLSLPYPEEVGGGGQSYEVYLQALEEIASASASVGVGVSVHALSCFGLFTAGSDEQRAAWLPEMLSGSQLGAYCLSEAHAGSDPAAMRTRAVRDGDEYVIDGAKAWTTHGGKADFYKVMARTSDDGGRGISCFLVPADTPGLTADNPEQKMGLMSSTTATMLFDGVRVPASRRLGAEGQGLSIALAGLDAGRLGIAAVATGLAQEALDVALAYAKEREAFGKPVIDHQGLAFVLADMSAAVESARATYLAAARLKDAGRPYARQASIAKLVCTDNAMKVTTDAVQVLGGAGYTKDFPVERFMREAKVMQIFEGTNQIQRLVISRNLAR, encoded by the coding sequence ATGCCGGCCCAACGACTCATGCCCACCGAGGAGTCACACGACCTCATCGAGCTCACGCGCGACATCGTCGCCAAGGAGCTGCGACCCGTCATCGCCGACCTCGATGCACGCGCCGAGTTCCCGCGGGACGTGTTCCGCACGCTGGGCCGCGCGGGGCTGCTGAGCCTGCCCTACCCCGAGGAGGTGGGCGGCGGCGGGCAGTCGTACGAGGTCTACCTGCAGGCCCTCGAGGAGATCGCCTCGGCGTCGGCCAGCGTCGGCGTGGGGGTCAGCGTGCACGCGCTGTCGTGCTTCGGCCTGTTCACGGCAGGCAGCGACGAGCAGCGCGCCGCCTGGCTGCCCGAGATGCTGTCGGGCAGCCAGCTCGGCGCGTACTGCCTCTCGGAGGCGCACGCCGGCTCCGATCCGGCCGCGATGCGCACCCGTGCCGTCCGCGACGGCGACGAGTACGTCATCGACGGCGCCAAGGCCTGGACGACGCACGGCGGCAAGGCCGACTTCTACAAGGTCATGGCGCGGACCAGCGACGACGGCGGGCGCGGCATCTCGTGCTTCCTCGTCCCGGCGGACACACCGGGCCTGACGGCCGACAACCCCGAGCAGAAGATGGGCCTGATGAGCTCGACGACGGCCACGATGCTGTTCGACGGCGTCCGCGTCCCGGCGTCCCGGCGTCTCGGGGCCGAGGGCCAGGGACTGTCGATCGCGCTGGCAGGCCTCGACGCGGGACGGCTCGGCATCGCCGCCGTCGCGACCGGTCTGGCCCAGGAGGCCCTCGACGTCGCCCTCGCCTACGCCAAGGAGCGCGAGGCGTTCGGCAAGCCCGTCATCGACCACCAGGGCCTCGCCTTCGTCCTGGCCGACATGTCGGCTGCCGTCGAGTCGGCCCGAGCGACCTACCTCGCCGCAGCGAGGCTCAAGGACGCCGGCCGGCCCTACGCGCGCCAGGCCTCGATCGCCAAGCTCGTCTGCACCGACAACGCCATGAAGGTCACGACCGACGCCGTGCAGGTGCTCGGCGGGGCCGGCTACACCAAGGACTTCCCGGTCGAGCGCTTCATGCGCGAGGCCAAGGTCATGCAGATCTTCGAGGGCACCAACCAGATCCAGCGACTCGTCATCAGCCGCAACCTCGCGCGCTGA
- a CDS encoding TetR/AcrR family transcriptional regulator, with the protein MVQRVEMSGRTAALRDGIIDIVLAEGFLDLQLSDLAARLNCSKSTLYGIAPSKEQLLTSIVRTFFRRATERVEAAVDPSAPAVDRIGAYLNAVAVELAPASPQFFADLERFAPAGDIYRQNTQIAATRVQELVLEAAPGIDPQFLGTVARLMMESIHRGDVSRATGLDDSAAYRALADLILAGVSGGHTGD; encoded by the coding sequence ATGGTGCAGCGCGTCGAGATGAGCGGACGGACCGCTGCCCTGCGCGACGGCATCATCGACATCGTGCTGGCCGAGGGATTCCTCGACCTCCAGCTGTCCGACCTCGCCGCCCGGCTCAACTGCTCCAAGTCGACGCTCTACGGCATCGCACCCAGCAAGGAGCAGCTGCTGACGTCAATCGTCCGCACGTTCTTCCGCCGCGCGACCGAGCGGGTCGAGGCGGCGGTCGACCCGAGCGCTCCGGCCGTCGACCGCATCGGGGCCTACCTCAACGCCGTCGCGGTCGAGCTCGCTCCCGCCTCGCCGCAATTCTTCGCCGACCTGGAGCGCTTCGCCCCGGCCGGCGACATCTACCGGCAGAACACGCAGATCGCGGCCACCCGTGTGCAGGAGCTGGTGCTCGAGGCCGCTCCGGGCATCGACCCGCAGTTCCTCGGCACCGTGGCGCGGCTCATGATGGAGTCGATCCACCGCGGCGACGTGTCGCGCGCGACGGGCCTCGACGACTCGGCGGCATACCGTGCGCTCGCTGACCTGATACTCGCCGGTGTCTCCGGCGGTCACACCGGCGACTGA